A genomic segment from Microbulbifer elongatus encodes:
- a CDS encoding fumarylacetoacetate hydrolase family protein, translating into MYKHTFTCNSPVDLPPGKILCVGRNYAAHAEELNNPVPEEPLLFIKPSTAAVPMAEPIHLPRGRGSCHFEGELALLIGARLTDANPADVPPAIAGLGLALDLTLRELQSDLKKQGQPWEKAKAFDGACPLSPFVKLDWLPDWDNLTYTLWLNDEIRQRGKSNHMLTPILDLVAYISSYFTLLPGDVVLTGTPAGVGELQVGDRVVMGLEEDWLRCETAVV; encoded by the coding sequence ATGTATAAGCACACTTTCACCTGTAACTCTCCAGTCGACCTTCCCCCGGGAAAGATCCTTTGTGTCGGTCGCAACTATGCGGCTCATGCGGAGGAGCTGAACAACCCGGTTCCGGAGGAGCCGCTGTTGTTTATCAAGCCGTCTACGGCGGCGGTACCCATGGCGGAGCCGATCCATTTGCCGCGGGGCCGGGGCAGTTGCCATTTCGAGGGGGAGCTGGCGCTGTTGATTGGCGCGCGGCTGACCGACGCCAATCCCGCCGATGTGCCACCGGCGATTGCTGGTCTTGGCCTGGCCCTGGACCTGACCTTGCGTGAGCTGCAGTCGGACCTGAAGAAGCAGGGGCAACCGTGGGAGAAGGCCAAAGCCTTCGACGGCGCCTGCCCGCTTTCGCCATTTGTGAAGCTGGATTGGTTGCCGGACTGGGACAATCTCACCTACACCCTGTGGCTGAACGATGAGATCCGCCAGCGGGGTAAATCCAATCATATGCTGACGCCGATTCTGGATTTAGTGGCTTATATCAGTAGTTATTTCACGCTGTTGCCGGGGGATGTGGTTTTGACTGGCACGCCTGCTGGAGTGGGAGAGTTGCAGGTTGGGGATAGGGTTGTGATGGGGTTGGAGGAGGATTGGCTGCGGTGTGAGACTGCAGTGGTTTGA
- the purH gene encoding bifunctional phosphoribosylaminoimidazolecarboxamide formyltransferase/IMP cyclohydrolase, translating into MTDKVAVRRALISVSDKTGIVEFARELSSMGVEILSTGGTYRQLGEAGIPVVEVSDYTGFPEMMDGRVKTLHPKVHGGILGRRGKDDAVMNEHGIKPIDMVVVNLYPFKATVADPNCDLPTAIENIDIGGPTMVRSAAKNHKDVAIVVNAHSYDTVIEEMKAGDGQLGYETRYDLMVQAFEHTAQYDGMIANHFGARNTANEAREFPNTYNVQYEKAQDMRYGENPHQKAAFYVEADAEEASVSTASQLQGKELSFNNVADTDAALETVKLFDEPACVIVKHANPCGVAVAADIKTAYELAFATDPESAFGGIIAFNRELDAETAQLIVDKQFSEVIIAPKVSAEAAQAVSAKKNVRLLECGEWDSTRPTAFDYKRVTGGLLVQEKDNGMVAREDLKVVTKVQPSDEQLDELLFAWKVAKMVKSNAIIYAKDGRTIGVGAGQMSRVNSARIAAIKAEHAGLEVKGAVMASDAFFPFRDGIDNAAKAGISAVIQPGGSMRDEEVIAAADEHGMAMVFTGMRHFRH; encoded by the coding sequence CCGTTCGCCGCGCGCTGATCAGCGTTTCTGACAAAACCGGCATTGTGGAATTTGCCCGCGAGCTCTCTTCCATGGGCGTCGAGATCCTCTCCACCGGCGGCACCTACCGCCAGCTGGGCGAAGCCGGTATCCCGGTAGTAGAAGTTTCCGACTACACCGGCTTCCCGGAAATGATGGACGGCCGCGTCAAAACCCTGCACCCGAAAGTGCATGGCGGCATTCTTGGCCGTCGCGGTAAAGACGATGCGGTAATGAACGAGCACGGCATCAAGCCCATCGACATGGTCGTGGTCAACCTCTACCCGTTCAAGGCCACCGTCGCCGATCCCAATTGCGACCTGCCCACCGCCATCGAAAACATCGATATCGGCGGCCCCACCATGGTCCGCTCCGCCGCCAAGAATCACAAAGACGTCGCCATCGTGGTCAACGCCCACAGCTACGACACCGTGATCGAGGAAATGAAAGCGGGCGACGGCCAACTGGGCTACGAAACCCGCTACGACCTGATGGTGCAGGCGTTCGAGCATACCGCGCAGTACGACGGCATGATCGCCAACCACTTCGGCGCGCGTAACACCGCCAATGAGGCCCGCGAGTTCCCCAACACCTACAACGTCCAGTACGAAAAAGCCCAGGACATGCGCTACGGCGAAAACCCGCACCAGAAAGCGGCCTTCTACGTGGAAGCCGACGCTGAAGAAGCCTCCGTCTCCACCGCCAGCCAGCTGCAGGGCAAGGAACTCTCCTTCAACAACGTCGCCGACACCGACGCCGCCCTGGAAACCGTCAAGCTGTTCGACGAACCCGCCTGCGTCATCGTCAAACACGCCAACCCCTGCGGTGTGGCCGTAGCCGCCGACATCAAGACCGCCTACGAACTGGCCTTCGCCACCGACCCGGAATCCGCCTTCGGCGGCATCATCGCCTTCAACCGCGAACTGGACGCCGAAACCGCCCAGCTGATCGTCGACAAGCAGTTCTCCGAAGTCATCATCGCCCCCAAAGTCAGCGCCGAAGCCGCCCAGGCCGTGTCCGCGAAAAAGAACGTACGCCTGCTGGAATGCGGCGAATGGGACAGCACCCGCCCCACCGCCTTCGACTACAAGCGCGTCACCGGCGGTTTGTTAGTACAGGAAAAAGACAACGGCATGGTCGCCAGGGAAGACCTCAAAGTGGTCACCAAGGTACAGCCCTCTGACGAACAACTGGACGAACTGCTGTTCGCCTGGAAAGTCGCCAAAATGGTCAAATCCAACGCCATCATCTACGCCAAAGACGGCCGCACCATCGGCGTCGGCGCCGGCCAGATGAGCCGCGTCAACTCCGCCCGCATCGCCGCCATCAAGGCCGAACATGCCGGCCTCGAAGTGAAGGGCGCCGTCATGGCCTCCGACGCCTTCTTCCCCTTCCGCGACGGCATCGACAACGCCGCCAAGGCGGGCATCAGCGCCGTGATCCAGCCCGGTGGCTCCATGCGCGATGAAGAAGTCATCGCCGCGGCGGACGAGCACGGCATGGCGATGGTGTTTACCGGTATGCGTCACTTCCGTCACTAA
- the purD gene encoding phosphoribosylamine--glycine ligase, producing MNILVIGSGGREHALAWKAAQNPAVDTVFVAPGNAGTAREPKLQNVNIGVDNFSALSDLVEEKGIDLTIVGPEAPLVDGIVDFFNSRGHNIFGPEKAAAQLEGSKAFTKDFLERHAIPTADYQNFTEVEPAIEYIREKGAPIVVKADGLAAGKGVIVAESTEQAELAVRDMLSGNAFGDAGCRVVIEEFLTGEEASFIVMVDGENILPMATSQDHKRVGDGDTGPNTGGMGAYSPAPVVTQDVYERVMKEVIEPTVKGLASEGMPYTGFLYAGLMINEEGAPKVIEYNCRFGDPETQPIMMRLKSDLVELCMAAVEKRLDQVTVEWDSRPALGVVLAAHGYPGSYRKGDAISGLDKADSENAKVFQAGTALDGERVVTSGGRVLCATALGDTVAEAQANAYECARKIYWEGSFYRKDIGYRAVEREEAEKA from the coding sequence ATGAACATCCTGGTAATCGGCTCTGGTGGCCGCGAACACGCACTGGCCTGGAAGGCCGCCCAAAACCCCGCCGTAGACACCGTCTTCGTCGCACCGGGCAACGCCGGCACCGCCCGCGAACCCAAACTCCAGAACGTCAACATCGGCGTCGACAACTTCTCCGCCCTGTCCGACCTCGTCGAAGAAAAAGGCATCGACCTCACCATCGTCGGCCCCGAAGCCCCACTGGTGGACGGCATCGTCGACTTTTTCAACAGCCGCGGTCACAACATCTTCGGCCCCGAAAAAGCCGCCGCCCAGCTCGAAGGCTCCAAAGCCTTCACCAAAGACTTTCTCGAGCGCCACGCCATCCCCACCGCCGACTACCAGAACTTCACCGAAGTCGAACCGGCGATTGAATACATCCGCGAAAAAGGCGCACCCATCGTCGTCAAAGCCGACGGCCTCGCCGCCGGTAAAGGCGTCATCGTCGCCGAAAGCACCGAACAGGCGGAACTGGCCGTACGCGACATGCTGAGCGGCAACGCCTTCGGCGACGCCGGCTGCCGCGTTGTCATCGAAGAATTCCTCACCGGCGAAGAAGCCAGCTTCATCGTCATGGTCGACGGCGAGAACATCCTGCCCATGGCCACCAGCCAGGACCACAAGCGCGTCGGCGACGGCGACACCGGCCCCAACACCGGCGGCATGGGCGCCTACTCCCCGGCTCCGGTAGTGACCCAGGACGTGTACGAGCGCGTAATGAAAGAAGTCATCGAGCCCACCGTCAAAGGACTGGCCAGCGAGGGCATGCCCTACACCGGTTTCCTGTACGCCGGCCTGATGATCAACGAAGAAGGCGCGCCCAAGGTCATCGAATACAACTGCCGCTTCGGCGACCCGGAAACCCAGCCCATCATGATGCGCCTCAAGTCCGACCTGGTTGAGCTGTGCATGGCCGCAGTGGAAAAACGCCTGGACCAGGTCACCGTCGAATGGGATTCCCGCCCGGCGCTCGGCGTGGTACTCGCCGCCCACGGCTACCCCGGCAGCTACCGCAAGGGCGACGCCATCTCTGGCCTGGACAAGGCAGACAGCGAAAACGCCAAGGTCTTCCAGGCCGGCACTGCACTGGACGGCGAGCGTGTCGTGACCAGCGGTGGCCGCGTTCTGTGTGCAACCGCCCTGGGTGACACCGTGGCGGAAGCCCAGGCCAACGCCTATGAGTGCGCGCGCAAGATCTACTGGGAAGGTTCCTTCTACCGCAAGGACATCGGTTATCGCGCGGTAGAGCGGGAAGAAGCCGAGAAAGCGTAA
- the coq7 gene encoding 2-polyprenyl-3-methyl-6-methoxy-1,4-benzoquinone monooxygenase produces the protein MSSHRQLTGLDRLLLQADRALRTLSPGSPCHERPSPSKSVDEAELSDSERRHAAGLMRVNHSGEVCAQALYQGQALTAKLPQVRAEMEHAANEEIDHLAWCEQRLDELGSRPSVLNPLWYGLSFGIGAAAGKVSDKVSLGFVAATEEQVCKHLESHLQELPAQDEKSRAVVEQMLVDEAKHQHAALDAGGARFPDPVKGLMSLVSKAMTSASYRV, from the coding sequence GTGAGCAGCCATCGCCAACTGACCGGACTCGACCGCCTGCTGCTGCAGGCGGACCGCGCCCTGCGCACCCTAAGCCCCGGCTCGCCCTGTCACGAGCGCCCGTCGCCGTCGAAGTCTGTGGATGAAGCAGAGCTCTCCGACAGCGAGCGCCGCCACGCAGCGGGGTTGATGCGGGTAAACCACAGTGGCGAAGTCTGCGCCCAGGCGCTGTATCAGGGCCAGGCGCTCACCGCGAAGCTACCGCAGGTGCGCGCGGAGATGGAACACGCGGCGAACGAAGAGATCGACCACCTGGCCTGGTGCGAACAGCGCCTGGACGAACTCGGCAGCCGCCCCAGTGTACTCAACCCGCTCTGGTACGGACTTTCCTTTGGGATTGGCGCTGCCGCGGGCAAGGTCAGCGACAAGGTCAGCCTGGGCTTTGTTGCCGCTACTGAAGAGCAGGTGTGCAAACATCTGGAAAGCCACCTGCAGGAACTGCCCGCGCAGGACGAGAAAAGTCGCGCGGTGGTTGAGCAGATGCTGGTGGATGAGGCCAAGCATCAGCACGCTGCACTGGATGCTGGGGGGGCTCGTTTTCCAGACCCGGTTAAAGGGCTTATGAGTTTGGTATCAAAAGCGATGACCTCGGCGAGTTACCGGGTTTAA